Part of the Pseudomonas sp. ADAK13 genome is shown below.
CTGGAACGCGACTGCGCGGTGATGCTGTTCGATGAGCCGACCCGGGGCATCGACGTCGGCGCCAAATTCGATATTTATGCCTTGCTCGGCGACCTGACCCGCCAGGGCAAGGCGCTGGTGGTGGTGTCCAGCGACCTGCGTGAGTTGATGCTGATCTGCGACCGTATCGGCGTGCTTTCCGCCGGGCGCCTGATCGAGACCTTCGAGCGCGACAGCTGGACCCAGGACGAATTGCTTGCCGCTGCTTTTGCCGGCTATCAGAAACGTGATGCGTTGCTCAACGATGCAGCGCCTAGGAATACCCCATGAAAACCACTTCCTCCCCCGCAAAACGTGGCGGCAACTTCTACGGCCTGGGTACTTACCTGGGCCTGGCCGGCGCGTTGCTGGCGATGATTGCGCTGTTCTCGTTCCTGAGTGACCACTTCCTCTCGTACGACACCTTCAGCACCCTGGCCAACCAGATTCCTGACCTGATGGTGTTGGCGGTCGGCATGACCTTTGTGCTGATCATCGGCGGCATCGACCTGTCGGTGGGCTCGGTGCTGGCCCTCGCTGCATCAGCTGTCAGCGTGGCGATTCTCGGTTGGGGCTGGAGTGTGCTGCCGGCCGCCGTGCTGGGCATGGGCTGCGCCGCGCTGGCCGGTACCATTACCGGTTCCATCACCGTGGCCTGGCGCATCCCGTCGTTCATCGTGTCCCTCGGCGTGCTGGAAATGGCCCGTGGTGTGGCCTACCAGATGACCGGCTCGCGCACCGCCTATATCGGTGATTCGTTTGCCTGGCTGTCCAACCCGGTGGCCTTCGGTATTTCCCCCTCGTTCATCATCGCGTTGCTGGTGATCATCGCCGCGCAGCTTGTGCTGACGCGTACCGTGTTCGGTCGCTACCTGATCGGCATCGGTACCAACGAAGAGGCCGTGCGTCTGGCGGGGATCAATCCAAAGCCCTACAAGATTTTGGTGTTCAGCCTGATGGGGCTGCTGGCCGGCGTGGCGGCCCTGTTCCAGATTTCGCGCCTGGAAGCGGCAGATCCCAACGCCGGTTCCGGCCTGGAGCTGCAAGTGATCGCTGCCGTGGTCATCGGCGGCACCAGCCTGATGGGCGGGCGTGGCTCGGTCATCAGCACGTTCTTCGGCGTACTGATTATCTCGGTATTGGCGGCAGGGCTGGCGCAGATTGGCGCCACCGAACCGACCAAACGTATCATCACCGGTGCCGTGATCGTGATCGCGGTCGTGCTGGATACGTACCGCAGCCAGCGCGCCAGTCGGCGAGCCTGAGCCATGGCAACGATCAAGGATGTGGCCGCGCTGGCGGGGATCTCCTACACCACGGTGTCCCATGTGGTGAACAAGACGCGCCCGGTCAGCGAGCCTGTACGAATCAAGGTCGAGGCGGCCATCAAGCAGCTCGACTATGTGCCCAGTGCGGTCGCACGGTCACTGAAGGCCAAGACCACCGCGACCATCGGCCTGTTGGTGCCCAACAGCCTCAACCCGTACTTTGCGGAGCTGGCCCGGGGCATCGAGGATTATTGCGAGCGTAACGGCTATTGCGTGATCCTCTGCAACTCCGATGACAATGCCGAAAAGCAGCGCAGCTACCTGCGGGTGCTGCTGGAAAAGCGCATCGACGGTTTGATCGTGACCTCGGTGGGCGGCGATGACAGCGGCCTGGCAACGGGCCTGAAAGCGGTGCGTACGCCCATGGTCATCGTCGACCGTGCACTGGACGGAATCGATGTCGACCTGGTGCGCATCGACCACGAACAGGGCGCTTACCTGGCGACCCGGCACTTGCTTGATCTGGGCCACCGCGACATTGCCTGCATTGGCGGCCCGAGCCACACCCGTGTGGCGCAGATGCGTATGGCGGGTTACTACCGAGCCCTGGCCGAAGCCGGGGTTGAGGTGTCGGCCGGGCGGGTACTGGAAAGTGATTTCACCAGCACCGGTGGCTATGCGGCTGCAGCGCAATTGCTGGCGGATAATCCCCCCAGCGCGATTTTTGCCGGCAACGACATGATCGGCTTCGGCGTATTACGCGCGGCTGCCGAGCGCAATATCCGCGTGCCCGGCGAGTTGTCGGTGATCGGCTTTGACGATATCCAGATGAGCCAGTACGTGTACCCGGCGCTGACCACGGTGGGCCAGTCGATCCTGCAACTGGGAGAGATGGCGGCCGAGCTTTTACTGCGACGAATTGCGACACCCCAATTGCCGATCGATCAACGCATCGTGACGCCGAGTATTGTTCTGCGCGAGTCGACGGCGCCGTTGGCCGGTGTATTTGCCCAATACCGCTGAACCGAATTGATGAGTACTGATGTATGCCAGCAAAAGTAGTGGTAATAGGCAGCCTGAACATGGACCTGGTCACCCGGGCCAGCCGGCTGCCCCGCGCCGGTGAAACCCTGATCGGCCAATCATTTTCCACCGTCCCGGGCGGCAAGGGCGCGAACCAGGCGGTCGCTTCGGCGCGTCTTGGGGCCGAGGTCGCGATGGTCGGCTGTGTAGGCACCGATGCCTATGGCGTGCAATTGCGCGACGCGTTGGTGGTGGAAGGTATCGATTGCCAGGCCGTCAGCACCGTCGACGGTTCCAGCGGCGTGGCGCTGATCGTGGTGGATGACAGCAGCC
Proteins encoded:
- a CDS encoding ABC transporter permease — encoded protein: MKTTSSPAKRGGNFYGLGTYLGLAGALLAMIALFSFLSDHFLSYDTFSTLANQIPDLMVLAVGMTFVLIIGGIDLSVGSVLALAASAVSVAILGWGWSVLPAAVLGMGCAALAGTITGSITVAWRIPSFIVSLGVLEMARGVAYQMTGSRTAYIGDSFAWLSNPVAFGISPSFIIALLVIIAAQLVLTRTVFGRYLIGIGTNEEAVRLAGINPKPYKILVFSLMGLLAGVAALFQISRLEAADPNAGSGLELQVIAAVVIGGTSLMGGRGSVISTFFGVLIISVLAAGLAQIGATEPTKRIITGAVIVIAVVLDTYRSQRASRRA
- a CDS encoding LacI family DNA-binding transcriptional regulator, with protein sequence MATIKDVAALAGISYTTVSHVVNKTRPVSEPVRIKVEAAIKQLDYVPSAVARSLKAKTTATIGLLVPNSLNPYFAELARGIEDYCERNGYCVILCNSDDNAEKQRSYLRVLLEKRIDGLIVTSVGGDDSGLATGLKAVRTPMVIVDRALDGIDVDLVRIDHEQGAYLATRHLLDLGHRDIACIGGPSHTRVAQMRMAGYYRALAEAGVEVSAGRVLESDFTSTGGYAAAAQLLADNPPSAIFAGNDMIGFGVLRAAAERNIRVPGELSVIGFDDIQMSQYVYPALTTVGQSILQLGEMAAELLLRRIATPQLPIDQRIVTPSIVLRESTAPLAGVFAQYR